From the genome of Mercenaria mercenaria strain notata unplaced genomic scaffold, MADL_Memer_1 contig_4807, whole genome shotgun sequence, one region includes:
- the LOC128554185 gene encoding nuclear speckle splicing regulatory protein 1-like — translation MIKSTPESKQTKFTDRQNDRDKTTNYRTGEQNPRITRNEDTSSKRNKISSKYGDADTQYDYHQQGNTIADTMFGTDSIKQQGYSEIPTHFRDGAGRVYIPKSNIDRRYERNTQHRNVDLEYRNDDIVNDMKIKVTMLDKQTNRFRKKNQRRREAKLLQRIHSLELAESELEKQRLQRVKLQKEIDKKIELENLREQKLKLLKTREEELALKVDRKDRDRLEGRDRNRTEMKDRDSYGIRTEDRCNEGYTYMDRYSDRNRDNDIYNDRQRFHETVIDRNRNMNINARQTSDNIVSDYSGDNVTRLTSGFGKPNSTIRWYRL, via the exons ATGATTAAATCTAcacctgaaagtaaacaaacaaaattcacaGATCGGCAGAACGACAGGGATAAAACTACGAATTATAGAACGGGTGAACAAAATCCGAGGATAACAAGAAATGAAGATACGAGTAGTAAGAGGAATAAAATTTCGTCGAAATATGGTGATGCAGATACACAATATGACTACCATCAACAAGGAAACACAATAGCAGATACAATGTTTGGTACTGACAGCATTAAGCAACAAGGATATTCTGAAATACCAACACATTTCAGAGATGGAGCTGGAAGGGTGTATATTCCAAAAAGCAATATTGACAGAAGATATGAGAGAAATACACAGCATAGAAATGTCGACCTTGAGTATAGAAACGACGATATAGTCAACGACATGAAGATAAAGGTTACCATGTTAGACA AACAGACAAatagatttagaaagaaaaatcaaagaaGAAGAGAAGCGAAACTCTTACAGAGAATACACAGTTTAGAACTTGCCGAGAGTGAGCTAGAAAAACAGAGATTGCAAAGAGTAAAGCTGCAAAAAGAAATCGATAAAAAGATTGAACTCGAGAACCTGCGAGAACAGAAACTGAAGTTACTGAAAACCAGAGAAGAGGAATTAGCTTTAAAAGTAGACAGAAAAGATAGAGATAGACTAGAGGGAAGAGATAGAAATAGGACAGAGATGAAAGATAGAGATAGTTATGGAATCAGAACTGAAGACAGATGTAATGAAGGATACACATATATGGACAGATACAGCGATAGAAATAGAGACAATGATATTTACAACGATAGACAACGATTCCATGAAACTGTGATTGacagaaacagaaatatgaaTATAAATGCAAGACAAACATCTGATAACATTGTTAGTGATTATAGTGGTGATAATGTAACAAGACTAACTTCTGGATTTGGAAAACCAAATTCCACCATTCGATGGTACAGACTTTAA